From the Clupea harengus chromosome 15, Ch_v2.0.2, whole genome shotgun sequence genome, one window contains:
- the LOC105902787 gene encoding synapse differentiation-inducing gene protein 1-like, protein MESLSELQNPLLDKNTKHVVKADYGYGGDFSSNQYQENIINYFVTGGGGGGGGGGGGGGSGGGLVGGGGGGGGGGGGNSKAKAHQLLDATSLHLAVEAFYRPNFILYKDDAVTVKAKDYKSECCETTFTEKKDKEADSTPASAETSGSAEDAQVKLLHDDDIKIQTVSYEVEEEEYVEYETDCSSDSESEDNFIVIPPRDHLGLAIFSMLCCFWPLGIAAFYFSQGTSKAVTKGDFSLASIASRRALFLAALSITIGTGVYVGVVVALIAYLSKPGHI, encoded by the exons ATGGAGAGCCTCAGTGAGCTACAGAATCCCCTGCTGGATAAGAACACTAAGCACGTGGTCAAGGCTGACTACGGCTATGGGGGCGACTTCTCCAGCAACCAGTACCAGGAAAACATTATCAACTACTTTGTgacggggggaggaggaggaggaggaggaggaggaggaggaggaggcagtggTGGAGGACTGGTGGGCGGGGGAggtggcgggggcgggggcgggggcggaaACAGCAAAGCCAAAGCCCACCAGCTCCTGGACGCCACCTCCTTGCACCTGGCCGTGGAGGCATTCTACCGGCCCAACTTCATCCTCTACAAGGACGACGCTGTGACCGTGAAGGCCAAGGATTATAAGAGCGAATGCTGCGAGACCACCTTCACCGAGAAGAAGGACAAGGAGGCAGACTCCACTCCGGCTTCGGCCGAAACCTCCGGCAGCGCCGAGGACGCCCAGGTCAAGCTGCTGCATGACGACGACATCAAGATCCAGACCGTGTCCTATgaagtggaagaggaggagtacgTGGAGTATGAG ACGGACTGCTCCAGTGACAGCGAGAGCGAGGACAACTTCATCGTGATCCCACCGCGCGATCACCTGGGCCTGGCCATCTTCTCCATGCTCTGCTGCTTCTGGCCCCTCGGCATCGCCGCCTTCTACTTCTCCCAGGGG ACCAGCAAAGCTGTCACCAAGGGAGACTTCTCGCTGGCCAGCATCGCCTCCAGACGGGCTCTGTTCCTGgctgctctctccatcaccatcGGCACAGGTGTGTATGTTGGCGTGGTGGTGGCCCTCATCGCCTACCTGTCTAAGCCGGGACACATATAG